The following proteins are encoded in a genomic region of Oncorhynchus kisutch isolate 150728-3 linkage group LG6, Okis_V2, whole genome shotgun sequence:
- the shisa2a gene encoding shisa family member 2a codes for MRFLITLYLFFSLMHKHIVASSGEYCHGWSDSYKIWHKGFQCPEQYDGQDAKYCCGTCALRYCCTAAEARLDQSSCDLEEFFEFENDNTINMTPTVPAYLPFVIVVSTFLSFVLLGTIVSICCCQCLKPKAQDRQNASAPFQTSLMESGGPSPESMTPSRQSSSSSTGRSTLAPPRQPTTSTPGTDVNVNMYVAPLNNGYPVSSTQSNQYVPHPQPPGPFYQPYLNYGIPPEHTMLMAPFLDNRSMYGHQLVHSIPQTPMHTEQLYTGVTI; via the exons ATGCGTTTTTTAATTACtttatatttatttttctctTTGATGCACAAACATATTGTGGCCAGCTCAGGAGAGTATTGCCATGGCTGGTCCGACTCTTACAAGATCTGGCACAAGGGCTTCCAGTGTCCAGAGCAGTATGACGGCCAGGATGCAAAGTACTGCTGTGGGACCTGTGCTCTCCGCTACTGTTGCACGGCTGCGGAGGCGAGGCTGGATCAGAGCTCCTGTGACCTGGAAGAATTTTTTGAATTTGAAAACGATAACACAATCAACATGACACCAACGG TACCCGCCTACTTGCCATTTGTGATAGTTGTGAGCACATTTCTGTCCTTTGTGCTACTTGGTACCATTGTGTCCATATGTTGCTGCCAGTGCCTAAAACCAAAGGCACAGGATCGTCAAAATGCATCAGCACCCTTCCAGACCAGCCTGATGGAATCTGGAGGGCCATCTCCAGAGAGCATGACTCCATCTCGCCAGTCTAGTTCCAGCTCAACAGGAAGATCAACCTTGGCACCCCCAAGACAACCAACCACCTCCACTCCTGGCACTGATGTCAACGTAAACATGTATGTTGCGCCTTTGAATAATGGATACCCTGTTTCAAGCACACAGTCTAACCAGTATGTGCCTCATCCGCAGCCCCCTGGTCCATTCTATCAGCCATATCTAAACTATGGGATACCCCCAGAGCACACTATGCTAATGGCTCCATTCTTAGATAACCGCTCAATGTACGGACACCAACTGGTCCATTCCATCCCTCAGACTCCAATGCACACAGAACAGTTGTACACAGGTGTCACAATATGA